The sequence below is a genomic window from Massilia oculi.
CCGCCGGATCGGCCATGAACGCTGGCTGCGCAACCTGGCAGTGGGATTGGGAAATGCCGCCGAGAAAAAGCGCGGAGATACGGCCATCGTGGCTGCCCTGCAATCCCGGCGCGATCATCCATCCGAACTGGTGCGCGAACACGTCGCCTGGGCCCTGGCGCGCCACGCCGCCTGAGCCGGTATGCATCAGGCCATCAGATCTCGATGCGCTTCAGGCGCAGGGCCGACCAGTCGCCGTCGATCGAGATCATGGCCACGCCGGTGATGCCGTTCTCCTTGGCATAGGCATTGATCGAATCGCGGTTGATGTCGGTGGCCTTGGAGGCGGTCTGCTTGAGATAGGCGATCCACAGCGAACCCTTCTCGCCGAGCTTGCGCTTGGCGACGTCGAAATAATGCTCGAGATCCTTGCGGTGCATGCAGAACATCAGGATCACGTCGAAGGGGCCGTCGCCCTCCTTGACGATCTCGGCCGGCATCTGGGCCGTCACATTTGGATTGACCTGGCCATTGAGCACCAGCATCGATTTCGCCGTTCGTAAAAACATCTTGTCTGCAACTGTCTTTTCGTTCATTGGGGTTTCCTGAAAGAGAGTGGCATCGCGGCGCCCGGGGCCGCGGCGCGTTCAAGACTATTTTACAAGGCTTCCATTGAGAGGTTGGAACGCTTGACTCGCGACAAGGTCGGCAAAAAGGGAGAGGCCGCGCGAATGCGCGGCCGATTTATTTCAACAGCCCGGCCAGTTCGACAGCCGTCTTGACCTGCATCTTGTCGAAGATATGGGCCCGATGCACTTCGACCGTGCGCATGCTGATGCCCAGTTTATCGGCCACCACCTTGTTCATCATGCCGGCCAGGATCAGGTCGAGCACTTCGCGTTCGCGCGCCGACAGGGTGGCCAGGCGGGCCTGCACGCCGGCCGAGGCGGCGGCCTTGCGCGAGGCGGCGAGGGCTTCCTCGACCCGGTCCATCAGCTGGTTGTCGTTGAAAGGTTTCTCGAAGAAATCGAAAGCGCCGCGCTTGAGCGAGTCGACCGCCATCGGCACGTCGCCGTGGCCGGTGAGAAAGATCACGGGCAGGCGCGGCAGCAGGCCGCGCTTGATCAGGTCGTCGAACACGGCGATGCCGTTCATGCCGGGCATGCGCACGTCGAGCAGGACGCAGTCGCCGCTGACGTCGAGGTCTTGCAGGGCGTCGAGGAATTCCTGGCCGCCCGCGTAACCGCGCGCTGGCAGGCCGCGCGATTGCGCCAGCCAGGCGAGCGAATCGCGAATGACTTCTTCGTCGTCGACGATGTGCAGCATGCAGGTCTCCGTAGTGGCGGGATAGGCTTCCCGCCTCGTTGCTTTTCTAGTAAAGATGGCGCATCGGGTGAACACCGACGCGCCGCAGACCGGATTTTAGCCCAGCGCCCGGCTGGCCGCTTGGGCCGGCAACGAAAATGTGAACACGGTGCCCCCGGCCGGATGCGGCGCATGGCTCAGGGTGCCGCCATGGAACTCGATCGCGGTGCGGCAGATCGACAAGCCCATCCCCATGCCCTCGGCCCGGGTCGAGTAGAACGGAGAAAACAGCCGCTCTGCTACTTCAGGGGCGATGCCGTGGCCGCGGTCGATCACCGCCACCGCCACCTGCCCGTCCGTATGCGTCGCCTCGATCCGCAGCACGCGCTGGTCCGGCGCCGTGTCCTGCATGGCCTGGATCGCATTGCGGGTGAGGTTGAGCAGCACTTGCTCCAGCATCACGCGGTCGGCCAGCACCGGCGGCAAGCCGGGCGGCAATTGCACGCGCAGCGCCACGCCGGCCTGGCGCGCCTGCAGCTCGATCAGGGCGTGCACGTTGGAAATGATGCTGCGGATCGTCACCTCCTGGCGCAGCGGTTCGCGCTTCTTGACGAACTCGTGCACGCTGCGGATGATCTGGCCGGCGCGCTGGGCTTGCTGGCGCGCCTGTTCCAGTGCGTGGCGCAGCATGCCCGGCTTGAGGTCGTCGCCGGTGCCGGCGGCGCGCTCGAGCATGTTCAGGGCGCCCACCGTGTAGCTGGAAATCGCCGCCAGCGGCTGGTTCAGCTCGTGCGCCAGCATCGACGACAACTCGCCCATGGTGGCCAGGCGCGCGCTGGCCTGCAGCTTTTCTTCCTGCTGGCGGTTGAGCTCTTCCACCCGCTTGCGGTCGGTGATGTCGAGCACCGAGCTCATCCAGCCGGTATGGCGGCCGTCGACGTCCACCAGCGGCGCCTCGAACACCAGCACCGGCACCCGGGTCCCGTCCGGACGCTGGAACACGGTCTCGAATTGCGGCGTGACCTTGCCCGACAGGATGCCCTGGAAGCGTTCCTCGTATTCGGCGGTCGCTTCCGGCGCCCAATACGCCATCGGCGGCTTCTTGCCGACCAGTTCTTCCGGCGGATGGCCGACGATCTGGCAGAAGGCGCGGTTGACATAGGTGACGCGGCCCTTCAGGTCGCGCGCGCGCAATCCGGTGAGCAGCGAGTTTTCCATCGCCGTGCGAAACGCCATCTGCTGGCGCAGCGCGCTTTCGGCCGCCAGCGTGCGCGAGATGTGGCGCCACAGCGCGGCCAGGCTGGCCAACAGGCCCAGGGCCAGCACGATCACCGAGCCCACCAGCAGGTTTGGCAGCAGCTGCGGCGCGCGCTTGACGCTATTGGTCGACAGCACCAGCTGGGCGCCGGGCAGGTCGAGCTCGCGCTGGTGGGTGTAGACGCCGCGCCCCGGACCGCCGGCGGCGCGCCGCGCCACCGTCTGTTCGTCGCGGTCCACCAGGGCCAGGGCATTGTCCTGGGCGAACCACCAGGGCACGGTTTCGTCGAGCAGCACCTGCAGGCTGTAGGTCGCGACCAGGCTGCCCACGAACTGGCCATTGCGAAACAGTGGCAGGTAGAAGTCGATCAGGCCATGGGTGGAGGGCGTGGCGCCATACGGTTCGCTGTAGCGGCCGCGCCGGATCGAGCGCGCCATTTCTCCGGCCAGCGCCGTGGTCTCGGGCAGGCCGGCGGCGGGCAGGTCGGCGCCATGGCTGTCCAGCACCGCGCCGGAAGCGTCGCTCCACACCACGCGCACCAGCTCTGGGCCGTTGACGAACATCTGGCGGAAACGCGCCTGCAATTTCTCCGGCGGCAGCGGCGCCACCACCAGGTCGGCGCCGAGGGCGCTGAGGGCGTCCTCGCTGCGCGCCAGTTCGAAGCGCAGGGTCTGCTCGACCCACAGCGTGTCCGCAATCAATTGCTCTTGGCGCTCGGTGCTTTCCATCTGGCGCGCCTGCCAGGGCAGCCAGATCAGCACCGCAAGGAACAGCAGCACCAGCAGCATCGGCACCAGCCAGCGCCAGAACCGCCAGGCGCGGATGCGCGCGCGCGGTTCCGATATGGGCTGGGCGAACGGAATTTTCATGCATGAGTCCTGTATTGGTTAAACTGTCCGGCTGTTGTGGAAGTCCACGATGGCGGTCGACCACGGTGCGGCACAGACTTGCGTGCGGCAGTGCATCCGCCAGTGTAAGGGAAGCGCCTCGATGCTTTCCAAGGTTTTAGCGTCTATTAGAAAGAATCAGACCGTCATGCAGATCAAGACCCTGGTCGTCACAGCGCTGTTCGCGCTGGCCGCCGCGAGTGTCGACGCCCTGGCGCAGGGACCGATCGTCATCAAGTTCAGCCACGTGGTGGCGCCCGACACGCCGAAGGGCCGGGCCGCCGAGCGTTTCAAGGAGTTGGCCGAGCAAATGACAGGCGGCCAGGTCAGGGTGGAAGTGTATCCCAACAGCCAGCTCTACAAGGACCGCGAGGAACTCGAGGCCCTGCAACTGGGCGCGGTGCAGATGCTGGCGCCGTCGCTGGCCAAGTTCTCGCCGCTGGGCGTGCGGGAGTTCGAGGCGTTCGACCTGCCATATATTTTCCCGGACAAGGCGGCGCTGTACAAGGTGACCGAGGGAAGGATAGGGCGCGACCTGCTGCGCAAGCTCGAGTCCAAGGGCATCACCGGACTGGCGTTCTGGGATAACGGCTTCAAGATCATGTCGGCCAACCAACCGTTGACCTCGCTCAAGGATTTCGAGGGATTGCGCATGCGTATTCAGGCGTCCAAGGTATTGGATGCGCAGATGCGTGCGCTGGGCGCCCAGCCGATGACGCTGGCTTTTTCCGAGGCCGCACCCGCCCTGCGTGATGGCGTGGTGGAGGGTACCGAGAACACGCCGTCGAATATGTACACCCAGCGCATGCACGAGACGCAAAGCCACCTGACGGTGTCCAACCATGGCTATCTGGGTTACGCGGTGATCGTTAACAAAAAATTCTGGGATGGCTTGCCGGCAGCCACCCGCAACACCCTGGCGCGCGCGATGCGCGAAGCCACGGTATACGAGAAAAAGATCGCCCAGCGCGCCAACGACGACGCCATGGAAGCCATCCGCCAGGCCGGCACCACGACGATCCACACGCTCACACCGGCCCAGCAGGCCGAGTGGCGGCGTGCCATGCAGCCGGTATACGGACAGATGGAGAGCCGGATCGGCAAGGAAACCGTGCGTGCCATCTTGCGTGAAGTTGGGCGGTGACGGGGGGCAGGGATCAGGCTTTTGGATGGCACACACGGACATGCGCCTACAGCATATGGGCAATGGCGTTTTGTTTATAAGTAAAATAATTTTCCAAATTTGTGGCCTAAAAGATACATTTTCTATAAGAACTTGCGTTATGATGGGGCTCATTCGCACTGTCATGGTGCGCAGCAGTGCCAAGAACAAGCAACAGTAGCGGCATGCAAGGTTTTTGGGGGAGCATTGATAAAAGCACGGTAATCCATACCGGAGACATTCGAGGAGACACCACGTTTGACAGAAGTCGCTGGCAATGACCACGCGACCGGAAACGTGACCCGAATTGGAGCGCACCCGAGGGTGCGCTTTTTTTTCGCCCAACACGCCAATCGCTGGCCGGGTGTGCGCCGCCCGGTTAAGATGCCTGGGCAACACATTGCTCAGTAGACCCATCATGAAGACCAATCCTGCCAGCCAGATTTTCAATGCCATCGTGCCCGCTCCTTTCGGCGCGCTGGGCATCCGCACCGCCGACGACAAGCTGCGCGAAGTGGTCTACCTGCCGCCGTCGTTCGAAGAAAAAAGCGGCGACAGCGCCATTGCCCAGCGGAGCGCCGAGCAGCTCGCACGCTACCTGGCCGACCCCGATTTCACCTTCGACCTGCCCTTGGTGGCGGTCGGCACCGAGTTCCAGCGCAAGGTGTGGCAAGAAATCAGCGCCATCCCGCGCGGCGCCGTGCGCACCTATGGCCACCTGGCCAAGGTGATCGGCTCGCATCCACGCGCCGTGGGCCAGGCTTGCGGCGCCAATCCGTTCCCGTTGATCCAGCCATGCCACCGGGTGACGGCATCCGGCGGCCTGGGCGGCTTCTCGAACCAGAACGACGAGAACGGTTTTCATCTTTCGGTCAAGCGCTGGCTGCTGCGGCACGAAGGCGCGACCGCCGCTCCATGGCAGCAGCAGTCGATCTGGCCCTGATCGACGAGTTCTGCGACACGCTCTGGCTGGAACAGGGCCTGGCGAAGAACTCGCTCGACGCCTACCGGCGCGACCTGCGCCTGTTCGCCGGCTGGCTGGACGCCAGGCGCCCCGGCCGCGGCCTGCTGGCCGTGGGGCCGGAAGACCTGGCCGCCTATTTCGCCGACCGGCATCCCGAGTCGCGGCCGAGCACGGCCAACCGCCGGCTGTCGGTGTTCAAGCGCTTCTATGGCCTGCTGCTCCGCCGTGGACAGATCGCGACCGATCCCTGCCTCAAGATGCCGTCGGCGCGCCAGCCGACCCGCTTCGTGCATACACTGACCGAGGACCAGGTCGAGGCCTTGCTGGCCGCCCCCGATACTTCGACGCCGTTGGGTTTGCGCGAACGCACGATGCTGGAGCTGATGTATGCCAGCGGCTTGCGGGTATCGGAACTGGTGGCCCTGAAACTGGTCGAAGTGAGCCTGAACGATGGCGTGCTGCGCGTGACCGGCAAGGGCAGCAAGACGCGCCTGGTGCCGTTCGGCGAAGAAGCGCGGCGCTGGCTCGAACGCTACCTGAAGGAAGCGCGCGGCATCATCCTGAACGGCCAGGTCGACGACGCCCTGTTCGTCACGGGCCGCGGCGGCCCGATGACGCGCCAGATGTTCTGGATCCTGGTCAAGAAACACGCGTCGAAGGCCGGCGTCACCGGTCCGCTGTCGCCGCACACGCTGCGCCACGCCTTCGCCACCCATTTGCTGAACCACGGGGCCGACTTGCGCGTGGTGCAGTTACTGCTGGGCCACGCCGACATTTCGACGACCCAGATCTACACCCATGTGGCGCGCGAGCGCCTGAAGCGGCTGCACGCACAGCATCATCCACGTGGATAGCGTAAGTCGCGAAACGCGGAGTAGTCCATAATGGCTGTGCAGATGCAGCATTTCCTTGAATTCAACACGTCGAGGTGACTATGGCACGGAACAATTTTTCATACGAAAAGCGTCAACGGGAACTCGAAAAGAAGCGCAAGGCCGAGGAAAAGGCCAAGCGCAAGCTGGAAGCGAAGAACGCGCCGGCCGATGGCGCCGGGGCGGTGCAGCCCGATGGCGCTGCGGACGGCGATGCGGACGGCGAAGCAGAGGGCGCTGCGCCGGGCGAAGAACATACCTCCGCCGCGGCGCCGCCGAGCCTCGCCTGAGCGGCCGGCCCGTCAAGAGGATTGCGCGCGTGCTCCGTCGCGGTCGATGGAGCCCCTGGCGCATGATGGAACTATAAACATCCACAACGGTCTGAGCCATCTGAATGCGACAAGCTGTCAGTTGGCCGGTGTGAATGGCGGTATGGCGCGACAGAGTGCATGCCGCCCGCCGTTTGCGAGCTCGCAAACGGCATGGCCCGCCACGGTATAACAATGTCGGTGTTGTCTGCCTGCGTATTGTTGTTTCCATAGCGAAAGGCCGTTGCTTTGAACGAACCACCGCCAAAGCCAGCGGCGCCCACATCCGCGCCGACGGCTGCGCCGTCATCCGCGCCTTTATCTGCGCCGTCATCCGCGCCTTTATCTGCGCCGTCATCCGCGCCTTTATCTGCGCCGTCATCCGCGCCTTTATCCGATCCTCCGCTTGCCGGGGAAGAGAAGGCCATTCCCGCAAGCGACTTTCCGGCGCGCGCCGAGGTGGGGCCCGAAGCCTTCGGCTGGCTCCACCATTTCGTCACGGCGCTCGAGCTGGCGCCGGCGGTCGCCGTGCATTCGATGGACCAGGCCGGCATCATCCGCTTCTGGAACCGCGCCAGCGAAGAACTGTACGGCATCCCGTCGGGCGAGGCGGTTGGCATGCCTTTCCGCGAGCTGGTGTTCCATCTCGACCACCAGGCCGAGTTCGAGGACGCGATCGCCGCGATCTGGCGCAGCGGTCACGCGCCGCCGGCGCGCGACTGGCAGGTGCAATCGCGCACCGGCCGGCGCCACTGGGTCTATTCCTGCCACTACCCGGTCAGGCACGACAGCGCGACGCAAGAAATCTTTTGCATGGAAGTCGACATCACGGCGCGCAAAGAGGCCGAGAGCAACCTGGCGCGGGCGGCCCAGGTGTTCCAGAACGCGCGCGACGCCATCATCATGATGGATGCCGACTACCGAGTGCGCGCCGTCAACGGCGCCTTCACCAGCATCACCGGCCACGCGCCCGAGCACATCCTCGGCCAGTCGCTGGCCAGCCTGGGCTGGGATGCCGCCGACGGCTTCTACGAGCGCATCTGGTCCGAACTCGACGGCCAGGACCACTGGGAAGGCGAACTGGCGAGCGTGCGCAGCAATGGCGAGCGCTATCCGGTGCGGGTGGCATTGACGGCGATCCGCGACGCCCACGGCGACGTGTCCAGCTATATGGCGATGTTGACCGACATCAGCGAGCGCAAGCGGATCGAGGAGCAGGTGCGTCACCAGGCCGAGCACGACGCCCTGACCGGGCTGCCCAACCGCATCCTGTTCCTCGACCGCCTGCACCAGGCGCTGGCCACCTGGCGCCGCCAGCGCGACTGCTGCGCCGTGATGTTCCTCGACCTTGACAAGTTCAAGGCGATCAACGACACCCACGGCCACCAGGCCGGCGACGCCGTGCTGCGCGAGGTGGCCGCGCGCCTGCGCGCCTGCGTGCGCCGGGTCGACACCATCAGCCGCCTGGGCGGCGACGAATTCGTGGTGCTGCTGGCCGACATCAAGGGCGCCGACCAGGCCGCGCACGTGGCCGGCGCCGTCACCCATGCGGTGGCGCGTCCCATCGACGTGGGCGGGCAGCAGGTGGCGCTGTCGGTCTCGATCGGCATCGCCCTGTGCCCCGACGACGGCATTGATGTCGAGGCCCTGCTGCACCACGCCGACGTCGCGATGTACCACGCCAAGCAGGATGGACGCGACACCTTCCGCTTCTTCGATCCGGCCATGAACGCGCATGTGATCGAGCGGGTCGAGCTCGAGAACCGGCTGCACCAGGCGATCGAGAACCAGGAGTTCGTGCTCGAATACCAGCCCGAAGTCGAGGTCGCGAGCGGCCGCGTCGGCACGGTCGAGGCCTTGCTGCGCTGGCGCCATCCCGAGCGCGGCCTGCTGCTGCCGCGGCACTTCCTGCCGGAGGCCGAAGAATCCGGCCTGATCGTCCCGATCGGCGAGTGGGTACTGATGGAAGCCTGCCGCCAGGCGCGCGCCTGGCGCGATGCGGGGTTTCCGGTCGCGGTCGCGGTCAACCTGTCCGCCGCCCAGCTCGCGCACGCGGGACTGCTGCCGGCAATCGATGCCGCCTTGCAGGGCGCCGGCCTGGCGCCGGGAGCGCTCGAACTCGAGATCGACGAGGATGCGCTGGTGCGCGGCGAACCGGCTTTCGAGACGGCGATGGCGCTGCGCGCCCGTGGCGTGCAGCTGAGCATCGACCGCTTCGGCACCGGCCTGTCGAGCCTGGAGGCGCTGCGCCGCTTGCCGCTCACCAAGCTCAAGATCGACCGCAGCTATGTGGGCGACGTCGGGCATGACCCGGTCGATGCGGCCATGGTGCCGGCCATCATCGCGGTGGCGCGCAGCCTGGGCTTGCGGGTGGTGGGAGAGGGCGTGGAGACGGCCGAGCAGCTGGATTTTTTGCGCCGACATGGCTGCGACGATTACCAGGGTTTCTATGCCGGTGCGGCCATGGCGAAGCCCGACCTGTCGCCGCATCCTGGCTGATACGGTTATCGGGCCATTGCGGTCACGTCAATCACGTTGCCCGAACAACCGTATCCTGGCCAGCACCTGCCCATGATCCGATGCCTCGGGCAAGCCGAGATTGAGGTGATCGTTCAGGTACACCACGTCCACCACCTCCCCGATCGCCCCCGGCAGCGCCGGATTGAATTCCGGCGACACCAGGATGTGGTCAATGGTCGAGTGGCGCGTGTCGTGCAGGATCGAGAAGCCGACGTGGCGCTGGTGGTCGAGCCGGCGCTGCACCTGGCTGGCGTCGAACATGCGCTCGCCGACCGGCGTGCCTTCGCCCAGCACGATCTCGGTGGTCACCGAATCGGCCACGTCGTTGAAATCGCCCAGCACGATGCGCGGCCGGCGGTGGGCGTGGGCCATGTCGGTCAGGAGCACGCGCAGCGCGGTGGCTTCGGTGCCGCGCCGGACCAGCGAGCGCAGGCAGGCCAGCGCATACAGGTGCGGGTCGGCGCCGGTGTCGCCCGAACGGTAGTCGGGCCGGCGCGACTTGAGATGGACCACGATCACGTCGATCACCACCCCCGGCGCCGCGATCACGCCCGCATGCAGCGGCGCGCGGGTGAACCGGTCCGGATCGCGGCTGCCGGGCGGCATCGCGACGTTGGCCGGGAACAGGGGCAGCTGTGACCCGGGCTCGGCCAGCGGCAGGCGCGAGACCAGGGCCACGCTCGGGGTCAGGCGCGGGGCGGCCGGGTCGGGGTCGAAGCCGATGTGGTCGGCGTCGCGGTAGCGCCGGCTGCGCCGCAGCACTTCCTTCAGCACGCCCTGCGAGAAGATTTCCTGGAAGCCGATCACGTCGGCATTGATCAGGTCGAGCTGGTGCGCAGTCCAGTCGAGCTTGGCCTCGTACTCCGCGGCCGTGGTGGGCGCGAGATTGTCGTATAGGCGGGCGCCGGGCGGGGCCAGGTTGAAAGTGTTGAAGGTGGCAAACCGAAGTTCTTCCTGCATAATAGAAACCCCTATTGTTCGTCTTTAGCGTAACACGCATGGCCAAGAAAGAGCACGTCTCAGAGACACCCGCCACCCAATTCCTGCGCAAGCATGCCGTCGCATTTTCCGAACATCCTTATGAGTACGAAGAACATGGCGGCACGGCAGTCTCGTCGAGCGCGCTCGGCGTGCCCGAACACGACGTGGTCAAGACCCTGGTGATGCAGGACGAAGCCGCCAGGCCGCTCATCGTGCTGATGCATGGCGACTGCAAGGTGTCGACCAAGAACCTGGCGCGCGCCATCCCCTGCAAGTCGGTCGAGCCGTGCAGGCCGGACGTCGCCCAGCGCCACTCGGGGTATCTGGTTGGCGGCACTTCTCCCTTCGGCATCCGCAAGGCGATGCCGGTCTACGTCGAGGAAAGCATCCTGGCGCTGGACAAGATCTACATCAATGGCGGCCGCCGCGGCTACCTGGTCGGCATCGATCCGACCGTGCTGGTCGACGTGCTGAAGGCGCGCCCCGTGCAATGCGCCCTGGCCGAGTAACTTTATCCTTCGCGATCCGATGGTGTATATTCCCGACCGATTTCCGGTAACGACACCAGCCGGAGCCCACTGAGAGACCAGATGAACACCCTGATTGCCACCATTGCCGCCTATTTGCTCGGCTCGATTTCCTTCGCCGTCGTGATGAGCCGCGTCTTCGGCCTGTCCGACCCGCGCACCTATGGCTCCAAGAACCCCGGCGCGACCAATGTGCTGCGCAGCGGCAGCAAGAAGGCCGCGATCGCCACCCTGGTCGGCGACGCCGCCAAGGGCTGGCTGGCGGTGTGGCTGGCGGTACAGTTCGGCGCCGAGTTCGGCCTGGATGACACCGGCATCGCCCTGGTCGCGATCGCCGTCTTCATCGGCCACCTGTGGCCGGTGTTCTTCCGTTTCGTGGGCGGCAAGGGCGTGGCCACCGCGCTGGGCGTCCTGCTCGGCATCAATCCATGGCTCGGCCTGGCGACCCTGGCCACCTGGCTGATCGTCGCCTATGCCTTCCGCTACTCCTCGCTGGCGGCCCTGGTCGCTTCGATCTTCGCGCCGTTCTACTACGGCCTGCTGTTCGGCGTCGATGCGATCCTGTTCGCCGTGTTCGTGATGAGCGCGCTGCTGCTGTGGCGTCACAGCAGCAATATCGGCAACCTGATCGCCGGCAAGGAATCGAAGATCGGCAGCAAGTCGGCCGGCGCCAGGAAGGCAAAATAACGCCGGCGCGCGCCGGATTTTCTGGCAGGCGTTACCATTCGTCTCGAACAGCGGCGCATCCGTGCCGCGCCGGACAGAAAGGTGGTAAGCCGTGAGCAAGCAACTCAGGATCGATTTTGTGTCGGACGTCTCGTGCCCATGGTGCGCGATCGGCCTGAAATCGCTGGAACAGGCGCTGTTGAAGGTCGGCGACGAGGTGCGCGTCGACCTGCATTTCCAGCCCTTCGAGCTGAACCCCGACATGGGCCCGGACGGCCAGGACATCGTCGAGCACGTGACGCAGAAATATGGCGCCACGGCCGAGCAGCAGGCCGCCACCCGCGAGACGATCCGCGAACGCGGCGCCGCCGTCGGTTTTACCTTCGACATGGAGCGGCGCGGCCGCATCTACAACACCTTCGACGCCCACCGCCTGCTGGCCTGGGCCGAGGACGAGGGCAAGCAGCGCCAACTGAAGACCGCGCTGCTGGAAGCCTATTTCACCCGCTGCGAAGACCCGAGCAACCACGATGTGCTGCTGCGCACGGCCGAAAGCGTCGGCCTGGACCGTGAAACGGCGGAGCATATCCTGAAGTCCGACGAGTATGCCAGCGACGTGCGCACGCGCGAGCAATTCTTCCAGCGCGCCGGCGTCAAGTCGGTGCCGGCGATCATCATCAACCAGCGCCATCTGATTTCCGGCGGCCAGCCGCCGGAAGTGTTCGAGCGGGCGCTGCGCGAGATTCCGGGGCTCGAGCCGGACGCCAACCCTACGTGAGTTCCAGCACCACCGGCTGATGATCCGACGCCGCCGTCTCCGACTGCACGTCGATTGCCGTCAGTCGCGAGGCCAGGTCGTCGGTCACGAAGAAATAGTCGTAGCACTCAGGCCGCTCGGGCCACGGGAAACCGTGCAGCCCGGTGGTCGGTGCGCGCGCCATGTCGCCGTGCACCGCGCGCCAGGCGTCCACCAGCGGCAGCGCGCCGGATTCCGGCGCCGCCAGCAGCGCCTGGTAGTCCGGCGCATCGGGCGCGAAATTGAAATCGCCGCAAAGAATCGCCGAACCGGGCCGGAAGCCCAGCTGGAACGGCGCATCGAGGTTCGGATCGGGCTGGAACAGGCGCGAGCGTGCGCAGGCTTCGGCGTGCAGCTCGCGGATGCGCGCCACTTGCGCCATGCGCTGCGGCGGCGAATAGTATTCCAGGTGGGTGGTCAGGAGCCGCAGCTTGCCGGTCGGGGCATCGACCACGGTTTCGAGCAGGCCACGCGGCATGCCGGCGGGGTGCTCCGGATCGGCCGGCCAGGGCAACAGGTGGCGGTGCACCTGCGAGATACGGTATTTCGAGAGGATCAGGTTGCCGAACAGGCGCGGAACGTTGTTCTTGTAGATTTCACTCGGGGCGTGCTCCATCGCGTGGTAGCCGCCGAATGCGCCGCTGAGCTGCTTGAACTGGTTGGCGCTGGCGCTGCCCTCGAGCTCTGGGTGGTTGGCGGCCACCTCCTGCAGGCAGATCACATCGGGGTTCAGCCGGCGCAGCACGTCGATGATCGCATGGATGCGAATTCGACCGTCCTTGCCGCAGCCCCAGCGAATATTCCAGCTTACTACGCGCATTGTTCACCTCCGTAAATCTTGATCGACGGATATTGCCACCGTTTGGCGAGCAACGGTCACACGGTAGGATCGATGTCAGGCTGGCAAGTTCAACGCCGAATTCGAGCACTTTCCTTGTTTTTTATGCAGCTTCGAGCTCGTCCAGCGGCCAGCGCGGGCGCACCGTGAAGGCATAGTCGCGCTGGGCCAGCGCCGGGTTGCGCTCGAGGCGCATGGCGCCGGCGAAGGCGATCATGGCACCGTTATCGGTG
It includes:
- a CDS encoding DUF3052 family protein — protein: MNEKTVADKMFLRTAKSMLVLNGQVNPNVTAQMPAEIVKEGDGPFDVILMFCMHRKDLEHYFDVAKRKLGEKGSLWIAYLKQTASKATDINRDSINAYAKENGITGVAMISIDGDWSALRLKRIEI
- a CDS encoding response regulator transcription factor — encoded protein: MLHIVDDEEVIRDSLAWLAQSRGLPARGYAGGQEFLDALQDLDVSGDCVLLDVRMPGMNGIAVFDDLIKRGLLPRLPVIFLTGHGDVPMAVDSLKRGAFDFFEKPFNDNQLMDRVEEALAASRKAAASAGVQARLATLSAREREVLDLILAGMMNKVVADKLGISMRTVEVHRAHIFDKMQVKTAVELAGLLK
- a CDS encoding two-component system sensor histidine kinase NtrB → MKIPFAQPISEPRARIRAWRFWRWLVPMLLVLLFLAVLIWLPWQARQMESTERQEQLIADTLWVEQTLRFELARSEDALSALGADLVVAPLPPEKLQARFRQMFVNGPELVRVVWSDASGAVLDSHGADLPAAGLPETTALAGEMARSIRRGRYSEPYGATPSTHGLIDFYLPLFRNGQFVGSLVATYSLQVLLDETVPWWFAQDNALALVDRDEQTVARRAAGGPGRGVYTHQRELDLPGAQLVLSTNSVKRAPQLLPNLLVGSVIVLALGLLASLAALWRHISRTLAAESALRQQMAFRTAMENSLLTGLRARDLKGRVTYVNRAFCQIVGHPPEELVGKKPPMAYWAPEATAEYEERFQGILSGKVTPQFETVFQRPDGTRVPVLVFEAPLVDVDGRHTGWMSSVLDITDRKRVEELNRQQEEKLQASARLATMGELSSMLAHELNQPLAAISSYTVGALNMLERAAGTGDDLKPGMLRHALEQARQQAQRAGQIIRSVHEFVKKREPLRQEVTIRSIISNVHALIELQARQAGVALRVQLPPGLPPVLADRVMLEQVLLNLTRNAIQAMQDTAPDQRVLRIEATHTDGQVAVAVIDRGHGIAPEVAERLFSPFYSTRAEGMGMGLSICRTAIEFHGGTLSHAPHPAGGTVFTFSLPAQAASRALG
- a CDS encoding TRAP transporter substrate-binding protein, yielding MQIKTLVVTALFALAAASVDALAQGPIVIKFSHVVAPDTPKGRAAERFKELAEQMTGGQVRVEVYPNSQLYKDREELEALQLGAVQMLAPSLAKFSPLGVREFEAFDLPYIFPDKAALYKVTEGRIGRDLLRKLESKGITGLAFWDNGFKIMSANQPLTSLKDFEGLRMRIQASKVLDAQMRALGAQPMTLAFSEAAPALRDGVVEGTENTPSNMYTQRMHETQSHLTVSNHGYLGYAVIVNKKFWDGLPAATRNTLARAMREATVYEKKIAQRANDDAMEAIRQAGTTTIHTLTPAQQAEWRRAMQPVYGQMESRIGKETVRAILREVGR
- a CDS encoding methylated-DNA--[protein]-cysteine S-methyltransferase, producing the protein MKTNPASQIFNAIVPAPFGALGIRTADDKLREVVYLPPSFEEKSGDSAIAQRSAEQLARYLADPDFTFDLPLVAVGTEFQRKVWQEISAIPRGAVRTYGHLAKVIGSHPRAVGQACGANPFPLIQPCHRVTASGGLGGFSNQNDENGFHLSVKRWLLRHEGATAAPWQQQSIWP
- the xerD gene encoding site-specific tyrosine recombinase XerD gives rise to the protein MAAAVDLALIDEFCDTLWLEQGLAKNSLDAYRRDLRLFAGWLDARRPGRGLLAVGPEDLAAYFADRHPESRPSTANRRLSVFKRFYGLLLRRGQIATDPCLKMPSARQPTRFVHTLTEDQVEALLAAPDTSTPLGLRERTMLELMYASGLRVSELVALKLVEVSLNDGVLRVTGKGSKTRLVPFGEEARRWLERYLKEARGIILNGQVDDALFVTGRGGPMTRQMFWILVKKHASKAGVTGPLSPHTLRHAFATHLLNHGADLRVVQLLLGHADISTTQIYTHVARERLKRLHAQHHPRG